From a single Silene latifolia isolate original U9 population chromosome 6, ASM4854445v1, whole genome shotgun sequence genomic region:
- the LOC141587850 gene encoding uncharacterized protein LOC141587850, with protein MSLYNPSIRKSLLIPPCPLLPSDGYSPKFVLGFALHSQDYKIIAIAFKCIFGVAVGELCVAVYTLSDQQWAVRDNVLNIDYSSYKHLFGPYYFCEGAAHWLGNAPFGDSSNQFDDPTHLVTLDFDSENFTFLELPAELDDDLNTSGSLFLLGDSLAFFCIYPIRLQIWVLKQESGKREWSLWFSGRSSSAGFDLFDCVGFTTQRVLYCEGDGGYLVYGTKSYNIATCQVRDIGEFMSHDVDVAAYFESVALCNKNGTNQSNCELTVMDAEVGETLISSSAASDILLLN; from the coding sequence ATGAGTTTATATAATCCAAGTATTAGAAAATCGTTGCTAATTCCTCCTTGTCCCCTTCTTCCGTCTGACGGGTACTCGCCTAAATTTGTACTTGGATTTGCGCTTCATAGTCAGGATTATAAAATCATCGCAATCGCATTTAAATGCATTTTTGGTGTAGCGGTTGGAGAGTTGTGTGTTGCAGTTTACACACTTAGCGATCAACAATGGGCTGTCAGGGATAATGTCCTTAATATCGACTATTCGTCTTATAAGCATTTGTTTGGGCCCTATTACTTCTGTGAGGGTGCAGCTCACTGGCTTGGAAATGCTCCATTTGGGGATTCGAGTAATCAATTTGATGATCCGACTCATCTTGTTACCCTTGATTTTGATTCTGAAAATTTCACATTTTTGGAACTGCCGGCTGAGTTGGATGATGATTTGAATACTTCAGGGTCTCTATTTCTTCTTGGGGACTCACTAGCGTTTTTCTGTATTTATCCTATACGTTTGCAAATATGGGTTTTGAAACAAGAGAGTGGAAAGAGGGAGTGGAGCCTATGGTTTTCAGGTCGTTCGAGCAGTGCTGGTTTTGATTTGTTCGACTGTGTGGGATTTACAACACAAAGGGTTTTATATTGTGAGGGTGATGGTGGCTATCTCGTTTATGGGACAAAGTCCTATAATATTGCTACTTGCCAAGTACGAGATATTGGAGAATTTATGAGCCATGATGTAGATGTGGCAGCGTATTTTGAGAGCGTGGCGTTGTGCAATAAAAACGGTACCAATCAAAGTAATTGCGAACTAACTGTTATGGATGCCGAAGTTGGGGAGACCCTTATTAGCTCTTCTGCTGCCTCTGACATACTTTTACTTAACTGA